GCATCGTCTGACGGCATTCCCCCCGGCCGTGAACCCCCGCACACACAGCGGGGGTTCACGGTGCATCCGGTGTTCACATCGGCGTCCCCGGTGCTCCACCCTCCGTCCGTAGCGTCACGCCCGTCCGCAAACGCTACCGAGGAGTACCGTGAGCGCTTCCGCTCTGACCGCTCTCGCCGCCGCCGCCCTCGCGGTGGTCACCGCGGCCTCCGCGACCACCCAGCCCGTCCCCGTCACCGTCACCGCGCGCGTCGAGACGCCCGCCGTGTACGACGACGAGGCCGGCGGCAACGCGAACGCCGACGACCCCGCCGTCTGGGTCGACCCGGCACGCCCCGGCCGCAGCATCGTGATCGGCACCCTGAAGGAGGCCGGGCTCGACGTCTACGGCCTCGACGGACGCCGGCTCCAGCACATCGCCGCACCCCCGGCCCCTGGCGAGGACGCGGCACCCGGCCGCTTCAACAACGTCGACATCGTCTACGGCTTCGAGCTGGCCGGCCGGAAGACCGACCTGGCCCTGGTCAGCGACCGCGGCCGGGACCGCGTCCGGGCCTACGCCATCGACCCCGCCGCCGTCGCCGCGGGCCGCCCGCCCCTGCGCGACGTGACCGCCGCCGGCGTGGCGCCGGTCTTCGCCGCGGACGAGTCCGAGGTGGACGAGCAGCACACCACGTACGGTCTCGCCGCGTACAGCGACGACGACGACGCCTACGTCGTGGTCTCCCGTCGCGCGGAGACGAGCCTGCGCCTGCTCGAACTGGTGGACCGGGGCGGCCGGGTCGGCTACCGCACGAAGGACACCCTCGACCTGCCCGCCTCCTTCACCCTCCCCGACGGCACCTCCTGGCGGCCCTGCGCCGACCCCGGCGAGCGCCCGCAGGTCGAGGGCATGGCCGTCGACCAGGAGGAGCACGTCCTCTACGCGGCCCAGGAGGCCATCGGCCTCTGGCGGGTCGAGCTCGACGACGCGGAGTTCGAGAAGCCCGAACTCCTCGACCGCGTACGCGAGTACGGCACCCCGTGGACGTACGACAGCGCCGAGGAGGAGTGCGTCGTCGACACGGCCCACGACCCCGGCTTCGGCGGCGAGCACCTGAGCGCCGACGCCGAGGGCGTCACCGTCTACCACGCCGCTGACGGCGCGGGCTACGTGCTCGCCTCCAGCCAGGGCGACAACACCTTCGCCGCCTACGACCGGCGGGGCGACAACGCCTACCTCGGCTCCTTCGCCATAGGCGACGGCGCCGCCACCGACGGGGTGCAGCACTCCGACGGCAGCACCGTGGTCAACGTGCCGCTCGGCCGGAACTTCCCCCGGGGCCTCCTCATCACCCACGACGGCGAGGCCGCGCCCGCCGACGGCGAACGTGAGAGCACGAACTTCAAGTTCACGCCCTGGGAATCGGTGGCTCGCGCCTTCCCCCGGCCCCTGCTCGTCGACACCGAGTCCTTCGACCCGCGCGACACCGACTGACGGACGGTCCGACCGCCGGGGTCGGGCAACCGATCCCGGGGGAACCCGGACTGCGGGTGGTCGGGCAACGCCGACCACAACGCGGCCCGAAACGTTCTGCACCTGTACTGGACTGGCCTCGCGCTGATCCCGGCTGCCGGGAGGGCAGTCGTCAGGCGCGCCAAGCCCGCTGCCGCAAGGTAAGCAGGAATCTCCCGGCTTCAGCCGGGAGAGCACTTCAATCGACGCCGTTCGAGACAGGGACCCGGATCACGACCCTGCTGCACGACACGATGTACCGCACGGGGCTGGCCTGGCAGAACACCGCCTACAACCAGCCCCCGCACCCGAGCTTCCACATCGGCAACGGCTTGCGCACCCCGCCGAGGCCGCTGATCACGACACCGTAGCGAGCAGATCAGGAGAGAACGGATCAGGCGCTGAACTCGTACGTCCAGGCCGCGGACCGGGCCGAGAAGTCGATGTCCGTGATCTCCAGCGCGTGTCCGTGCTGGTCGCTCACCACCCGGTGGACGATCAGCCGGGCCGCGCCGTCGCCCGTCGTCGTGGTGACCGGGCCGGGCGGGACGCCGACCGACTCCCGGTGGGTGATCCGCAACCCCGCCTGGTGCATCCAGTGGTAGAGGAGCCGCAGGTCGGGCTGGTGTTGGCTCTCCTTGATCCGCCGGTAGCGGGCGAGCTGCGGAATCTCGGAGAGTGCCGGCCGGGAGAACCACGACACCGCCCGCTGGAGCGCCGCTCCTTGGGGCCCCAGCACCAGATGCCGGTGGACGAGCGTCGGCTCGCCGGGGGCGAGCAGCAGGCGCGAGGTGAGCGGGGCCGGTGGTGGCTCCCAGCTGAGCGAGGCCCGCACGAGGGCCTCGCTCACGCGCGGACCGCCGGGGAAGGTCGGCCGGCGCGCCGCGAGCGCCGGCGCGGCGGGATCGCCGCCCGCCGCCGCGGCGAACGTGCCGCGCCGGTCGGTGACCACGAGGCGCTCGTCCCGCAGGAGCTGGAGCGCGCTGCGGACCGTCTGCCGGTTGACGTGGTAGCGCTGGGACAGGCACCGTTCCGAAGGGAGCCGGCTCCCGGGGGAGATGCGCCGGTGAGCGAGATCCTCGCGCAGGGCGGCGGCGACCCGGAGATAGAGCGGGACCTCCGCCGCTTCGACATCGGGCTCGGCCATGATCAAACCCTCTCTAAGCGCAGCGTGACCGCATGGGCCGTATCGGTGATCAATTCCTATCATTGGTCTAAACCATTTTGCTAGAGCGGCCCGGCAGAGTGGCCGAAACGAGCGTCGCACCGTGTAATGGGTTCCAGGCGGCGGGCGTCGGGCCGCGGCGGCGGAAGAGGCGGGTGAGGCTGGATGACGACACCGTCGGAGCGCGCGGCGAGAGGTCGGGCCGCACGCAAGCGCGTCCCCCGCTCCTCGCACGGCCGCTGGATCCCGTCCGCCCAGCGCCCCGACCCGCTGGCCGTCCTGGAGCGCGAGTCCCAGGACCGGCTGCCCGAGTTCGTTCCCCTCCGCTACGGCCGGATGGCGGTCTCGCCCTTCGCGTTCCTCCGCGGCGCCGCCGGCGTCATGGCGGCCGACCTCGCCGCCCCGCGCGACACCGGACTCACCGTCCAGCTCTGCGGCGACGCCCATCTCCTCAACTTCGGGGTGTACGCCTCACCCGAACGGACGCTCCTCTTCGATGTGAACGACTTCGACGAGACCCTCCCCGGCCCCTTCGAGTGGGACGTCAAGCGGCTCGCCGCCAGCGTCACCGTCGCCGCCCTCCAGAACGGCAGCACGAAGGCCAAGGCCCACCGGGCCGCGCTCGTGGCCACGGAGGCGTACCGCACGGCCATGAGCCGCCTCGCGGAGCTCGGTGAACTCGAGGTCTGGTACGAGCGGATAGCCGCCGACGACCTGCTTCCCCTCGTCCGCGGCGGCGACCGCTCCCGCCTGGCCGACCGGCTCGCCCGGGCCCGCCGCCGCACCAGCCTCCAGGCCGTCTCCAAGCTCACCGAGACCGACGAGTCCGGTGCCCGGCGCATCGTCGAGGACCCGCCGCTCCTGGAGCGGGCCACGGACATCGACCGCGTCAGCCTCGGCAAGATCTTCAGCGACTACCGCAGCTCGCTCTCCGAGGAGAGGCGCGTACTGCTCGACCGCTACCGCTTCGTCGACGCGGCCCGGAAGGTCGTCGGCGTCGGGAGCGTCGGCACCCGCTGCTTCGTGCTCCTCCTCGAAGGCCGCGACGGCGGCGACCCGCTCTTCCTCCAGATCAAGGAGGCCGGCCGCTCCGCCCTGGAGCCCTACCTGCCGCCGACGGCCTACGAACACCAGGGCCGCCGCGTCGTCTCCGGGCAGCGCCTCACGCAGGCCGCCAGCGACATCTTCCTCGGCTGGATGACCGGACCCGGGCAACGACACTTCTACTGGCGCCAGTTGCGTGACATGAAGGGCTCGGCCGAAGTGGAGACGATGTCCCCGGCCACCCTCCGGAACTACGCGCGGCTCTGCGGCAGAGCCCTGGCCCGCGCCCACGCACGCTCCGGCGACCGGATCGCCATCGCCGCCTACCTCGGCACCTCGGACGTCTTCGACCGTGCCGTCGCCGACTTCTCGCTCGCCTACGCCGGCCAGAACG
The sequence above is a segment of the Streptomyces sp. NBC_01255 genome. Coding sequences within it:
- a CDS encoding phytase, whose translation is MSASALTALAAAALAVVTAASATTQPVPVTVTARVETPAVYDDEAGGNANADDPAVWVDPARPGRSIVIGTLKEAGLDVYGLDGRRLQHIAAPPAPGEDAAPGRFNNVDIVYGFELAGRKTDLALVSDRGRDRVRAYAIDPAAVAAGRPPLRDVTAAGVAPVFAADESEVDEQHTTYGLAAYSDDDDAYVVVSRRAETSLRLLELVDRGGRVGYRTKDTLDLPASFTLPDGTSWRPCADPGERPQVEGMAVDQEEHVLYAAQEAIGLWRVELDDAEFEKPELLDRVREYGTPWTYDSAEEECVVDTAHDPGFGGEHLSADAEGVTVYHAADGAGYVLASSQGDNTFAAYDRRGDNAYLGSFAIGDGAATDGVQHSDGSTVVNVPLGRNFPRGLLITHDGEAAPADGERESTNFKFTPWESVARAFPRPLLVDTESFDPRDTD
- a CDS encoding GntR family transcriptional regulator, with the translated sequence MAEPDVEAAEVPLYLRVAAALREDLAHRRISPGSRLPSERCLSQRYHVNRQTVRSALQLLRDERLVVTDRRGTFAAAAGGDPAAPALAARRPTFPGGPRVSEALVRASLSWEPPPAPLTSRLLLAPGEPTLVHRHLVLGPQGAALQRAVSWFSRPALSEIPQLARYRRIKESQHQPDLRLLYHWMHQAGLRITHRESVGVPPGPVTTTTGDGAARLIVHRVVSDQHGHALEITDIDFSARSAAWTYEFSA
- a CDS encoding DUF2252 domain-containing protein gives rise to the protein MTTPSERAARGRAARKRVPRSSHGRWIPSAQRPDPLAVLERESQDRLPEFVPLRYGRMAVSPFAFLRGAAGVMAADLAAPRDTGLTVQLCGDAHLLNFGVYASPERTLLFDVNDFDETLPGPFEWDVKRLAASVTVAALQNGSTKAKAHRAALVATEAYRTAMSRLAELGELEVWYERIAADDLLPLVRGGDRSRLADRLARARRRTSLQAVSKLTETDESGARRIVEDPPLLERATDIDRVSLGKIFSDYRSSLSEERRVLLDRYRFVDAARKVVGVGSVGTRCFVLLLEGRDGGDPLFLQIKEAGRSALEPYLPPTAYEHQGRRVVSGQRLTQAASDIFLGWMTGPGQRHFYWRQLRDMKGSAEVETMSPATLRNYARLCGRALARAHARSGDRIAIAAYLGTSDVFDRAVADFSLAYAGQNADDYAALGAAIAAGMVTAAPGV